A window from Sinorhizobium fredii encodes these proteins:
- a CDS encoding cytochrome c, with translation MRARAGRLLSGLVLLAAVGAGAFWWLTKPAPWDAAHWEGLGEPDLANGERVFWAGGCTSCHAAPRAEDDARLVLSGGRPLKSPFGTFFPPNISPDETAGIGGWTLAEFGNAMTRGVGRNGEHLYPSFPFGSYARMTAKDINDLYGYMRTLPKSANVVPPHDLSFPYNVRLALGGWKLMYLTDEPRVQVDSADPKLARGQYLVEGPGHCGECHTPRDALGGFEAGRWLAGAPNPEGEGRIPDITPGSRSIGSWSASDIASYLETGFTPEFDSVGGSMVEVQKNMAKLPASEREAIAAYLKALPPS, from the coding sequence ATGAGGGCGCGCGCGGGGCGGCTTTTGTCCGGTCTGGTTCTACTTGCAGCGGTCGGCGCCGGCGCCTTCTGGTGGCTGACGAAGCCCGCCCCCTGGGATGCCGCCCATTGGGAGGGCCTGGGCGAGCCGGATCTCGCCAATGGCGAGCGGGTCTTCTGGGCGGGCGGCTGCACCAGCTGCCATGCAGCACCCCGTGCCGAGGATGATGCCCGACTGGTGCTGTCGGGGGGCCGGCCGCTGAAGAGCCCCTTCGGCACCTTCTTTCCCCCGAATATCTCGCCGGACGAGACAGCCGGCATCGGGGGCTGGACGCTCGCCGAGTTCGGCAACGCCATGACGCGCGGGGTGGGGAGGAATGGCGAGCATCTCTACCCGTCCTTTCCCTTCGGTTCCTATGCGCGGATGACCGCCAAGGACATCAACGACCTTTATGGCTATATGCGGACCTTGCCGAAGAGCGCCAATGTGGTGCCGCCGCATGATCTGTCTTTTCCCTATAATGTCCGTCTGGCGCTCGGCGGTTGGAAATTGATGTATCTCACTGACGAGCCGCGGGTTCAGGTCGACAGCGCCGACCCGAAGCTCGCCCGCGGACAGTATCTCGTGGAAGGCCCGGGCCATTGCGGCGAGTGTCACACGCCGCGCGACGCACTCGGCGGCTTCGAAGCGGGCCGCTGGCTAGCCGGCGCCCCGAACCCGGAAGGCGAGGGTCGGATTCCCGACATCACCCCGGGCTCCAGGAGCATCGGCAGCTGGAGCGCATCGGACATCGCCTCCTATCTGGAGACGGGTTTCACGCCCGAATTCGATTCAGTCGGCGGTTCTATGGTCGAGGTGCAGAAGAACATGGCAAAGCTTCCGGCCTCCGAGCGCGAGGCGATTGCCGCCTACCTGAAGGCGCTGCCCCCGTCATAG
- a CDS encoding superoxide dismutase: MAFELPNLPYDYDALAPYMSRETLEYHHDKHHLAYVTNGNKLAEEAGLSNLSVEEIVKKSYGTNQPLFNNAGQHYNHVHFWKWMKKGGGGTSLPGKLDAAIKSDLGGYDKFRADFIAAGTAQFGSGWAWLSVKNGKLEISKTPNGENPLVHGASPILGVDVWEHSYYIDYRNARPKYLEAFVDNLINWDYVLEMYEAAAK; this comes from the coding sequence ATGGCTTTCGAATTGCCGAACCTTCCCTATGACTACGATGCGCTCGCGCCCTACATGTCGCGCGAGACGCTCGAATACCACCACGACAAGCATCACCTCGCCTATGTGACGAACGGCAACAAGCTCGCCGAGGAAGCCGGTCTGTCGAACCTTTCGGTGGAGGAAATCGTCAAGAAGTCCTACGGCACCAATCAGCCGCTGTTCAACAATGCCGGCCAGCACTACAACCACGTCCACTTCTGGAAGTGGATGAAGAAGGGCGGCGGCGGCACCAGCCTGCCGGGCAAGCTCGACGCGGCCATCAAGTCCGATCTCGGCGGCTACGACAAGTTCCGCGCCGACTTCATCGCCGCCGGCACCGCCCAATTCGGTTCCGGTTGGGCCTGGCTCTCGGTCAAGAACGGCAAGCTCGAAATCTCCAAGACCCCGAACGGCGAAAACCCGCTCGTGCACGGCGCCTCGCCAATCCTCGGCGTCGACGTCTGGGAGCATTCCTATTACATCGATTACCGCAATGCCCGTCCGAAATACCTCGAGGCTTTCGTCGACAACCTCATCAACTGGGATTACGTCCTCGAAATGTACGAGGCAGCGGCGAAGTAA
- a CDS encoding glyoxalase superfamily protein: MRDYRDAKAMAKALREALADHQMTIAHSEALEIVARQFGLATWNILSAKLEAAAAARESAEIAFEQAVPIVRIFDVAKAHEFYLGFLGFTVDWEHRYGDDFPLYTQISRGGLKLHLSEHAGDATPGGNMCVYMTGIRAFHKELIAKNYRYMRPGLEDEGTRLEVTVIDPFNNRIRFMELKEG, from the coding sequence ATGCGCGACTATCGCGATGCCAAGGCCATGGCGAAGGCCCTGCGTGAGGCCCTTGCCGACCATCAAATGACGATCGCCCACAGCGAGGCGCTTGAGATCGTCGCCCGCCAGTTCGGGCTTGCCACCTGGAACATCCTGTCGGCGAAACTCGAAGCCGCGGCAGCCGCTCGAGAGAGCGCCGAGATCGCGTTCGAGCAGGCCGTGCCGATCGTTCGGATCTTCGACGTGGCAAAGGCCCACGAATTCTATCTTGGGTTCCTGGGCTTCACGGTCGACTGGGAACACCGCTATGGCGACGATTTCCCGCTTTACACGCAGATCTCGCGAGGCGGACTGAAGCTGCATCTATCCGAGCATGCGGGAGACGCGACGCCCGGCGGCAACATGTGCGTCTACATGACGGGCATCCGCGCGTTCCACAAGGAACTCATCGCCAAGAACTACCGCTACATGCGGCCGGGTCTCGAGGATGAAGGAACGCGGCTCGAGGTGACAGTCATCGACCCGTTCAACAACCGCATCCGCTTCATGGAGCTGAAGGAGGGATAG
- a CDS encoding c-type cytochrome produces the protein MKIRALMLAAVLAGLGVTAVTAAGEPQAVRQQLMKKVGQAAGALSGIAKGEKPYDAEIVKASLSTISETVKVFPNHFPAGSETGMETEASPKIWQNMDDFKAKAAKLGGDAEKILAELPADQAGVGAALGVLGKDCASCHESYRLKKE, from the coding sequence ATGAAGATACGAGCTCTTATGCTTGCAGCCGTCCTCGCAGGCTTGGGTGTGACCGCCGTCACCGCCGCCGGTGAACCTCAGGCGGTCCGCCAGCAACTGATGAAGAAGGTGGGCCAGGCTGCCGGCGCGCTGAGCGGGATCGCCAAGGGCGAAAAGCCTTATGATGCCGAAATCGTCAAAGCGTCGCTGTCGACGATCAGCGAGACGGTGAAAGTCTTCCCGAATCATTTCCCGGCCGGCTCCGAGACCGGTATGGAAACGGAGGCGAGCCCGAAGATCTGGCAGAACATGGATGACTTCAAGGCGAAGGCCGCCAAGCTCGGTGGCGATGCCGAGAAGATTCTTGCCGAGCTGCCCGCCGACCAGGCCGGCGTCGGCGCCGCACTCGGCGTCCTCGGCAAGGATTGCGCCAGCTGTCATGAGAGCTATCGTCTGAAGAAAGAGTAG
- a CDS encoding helix-turn-helix transcriptional regulator — translation MRKAARLFEIIQILRLARKPITAAEIAEKLEVTPRSIYRDIVALQAMRVPVEGERGLGYILRPGFDLPPLMFSIEETEAIVLALALLARTGDEELKTAAQRVNRKITGAVPQPLRQAFHSQALHAWGTIAAPPPAVDLAMIRRAIRDEQKLALDYRDELGRTTERTVRPLALIYYSEHAMMVAWCELRQDIRNFRADRVEHCEPIGAFFRGEGEKLRQAWIAGWKINAVRSFASSGTV, via the coding sequence ATGCGCAAGGCGGCGCGTCTTTTCGAGATCATCCAGATATTGCGGCTTGCCCGTAAGCCGATCACGGCCGCCGAGATTGCCGAGAAACTCGAGGTCACGCCGCGCTCGATCTATCGCGATATCGTCGCCTTGCAGGCGATGCGCGTGCCGGTCGAAGGGGAGCGCGGTCTCGGCTATATCTTGAGGCCCGGCTTCGATCTGCCGCCGCTGATGTTTTCGATCGAGGAGACGGAAGCGATCGTCCTGGCGCTGGCGCTGCTGGCGCGTACCGGCGACGAGGAATTGAAGACCGCAGCCCAGCGCGTCAACCGCAAGATCACCGGCGCCGTGCCCCAACCGCTGCGCCAGGCGTTCCACTCGCAAGCGCTGCATGCCTGGGGCACGATCGCCGCCCCGCCGCCTGCGGTCGACCTCGCCATGATCCGCCGCGCGATCCGCGACGAGCAAAAACTCGCGCTCGACTACCGCGACGAACTCGGGCGGACAACGGAACGCACGGTGCGGCCGCTGGCGCTGATCTACTATTCGGAGCATGCGATGATGGTCGCCTGGTGCGAATTGCGCCAGGACATCCGCAACTTCCGCGCCGACCGGGTGGAGCATTGCGAGCCGATCGGCGCCTTCTTCCGCGGTGAAGGCGAGAAGCTTCGGCAAGCGTGGATCGCCGGCTGGAAGATAAATGCCGTTCGATCTTTCGCTTCTTCGGGCACAGTGTAA
- a CDS encoding GNAT family N-acetyltransferase encodes MLQTATPSLHPIPSVRAPMVTIRCAKLRDLAELREMIAELSAHHGDAAPLTSEQLERDLFGRTPWITALVAEAGGQLIGYAILVPQYRAAEGARGMELHHLFVRPGHRGTGIGRHLVAKAREQAKMAGCDYLAVSAATGNFQAHRFYESERFVPRPVTGMRYMQKLG; translated from the coding sequence ATGCTGCAGACTGCCACCCCCTCCCTTCATCCTATTCCGTCGGTCCGCGCTCCGATGGTGACGATCCGCTGCGCCAAGTTGCGCGACCTCGCCGAACTGCGTGAGATGATCGCGGAGCTTTCCGCCCATCACGGCGATGCCGCCCCGCTTACCTCGGAGCAGCTCGAACGCGACCTCTTCGGCCGCACCCCCTGGATCACCGCCCTTGTCGCCGAGGCCGGCGGCCAGCTGATCGGCTACGCAATTCTCGTTCCCCAATACCGGGCAGCCGAAGGCGCGCGTGGCATGGAGCTGCATCACCTCTTCGTGCGCCCCGGCCATCGCGGCACAGGCATCGGCCGCCATCTCGTCGCCAAGGCGCGGGAACAGGCGAAGATGGCCGGCTGCGATTACCTTGCCGTCAGCGCTGCAACCGGCAATTTCCAGGCGCATCGTTTCTACGAGTCGGAGCGCTTCGTGCCGCGGCCGGTGACCGGCATGCGCTATATGCAGAAGCTAGGCTGA
- a CDS encoding MerR family transcriptional regulator, with amino-acid sequence MYSIGDLSRRTGVKIPTIRYYEQMGLIAAPERSEGNQRRYERRQLERLAFIRHARDLGLSIEAIRELLALSEHPERPCGEADRIANEHLASVREKIARLTKLEQELERIVACHGDHTIGDCYVIRALADHSLCDSEH; translated from the coding sequence ATGTACTCGATCGGAGACCTCTCCCGGCGGACCGGCGTGAAAATTCCGACGATCCGCTATTACGAGCAAATGGGTCTCATTGCGGCGCCGGAACGTTCGGAGGGCAACCAGCGGCGCTACGAGCGGCGCCAGCTCGAGCGGCTTGCCTTCATCCGTCACGCGCGCGATCTCGGGCTTTCGATCGAAGCGATCCGGGAATTGCTGGCGCTCAGCGAACATCCGGAACGGCCCTGCGGCGAGGCGGACCGCATTGCCAACGAACATCTCGCTTCGGTGCGGGAGAAGATCGCCCGCCTCACTAAGCTCGAGCAGGAACTGGAGCGGATCGTCGCCTGCCACGGCGATCACACGATCGGCGACTGCTATGTCATCCGGGCCCTTGCCGACCATTCGCTGTGCGACAGCGAGCACTGA
- a CDS encoding VOC family protein — protein sequence MEFHQGRLIDHVHLRVEDLAVSKRFYQAVLGALGHRPTHETDAFFAFDEFFVDQADDYRTRVHIAFQASGPDAVQRFYDVGLANGGTDNGAPGERPYHPGYFAAFLLDPDGNNIEAVHHGPTTRSAADVVVRPVET from the coding sequence ATGGAGTTCCATCAGGGCCGTCTCATTGACCACGTACATCTGCGCGTCGAGGATCTCGCCGTCAGCAAGCGCTTCTATCAGGCAGTGCTTGGCGCCCTCGGCCATCGACCAACCCACGAGACCGACGCGTTTTTCGCCTTCGACGAGTTCTTCGTCGACCAGGCGGACGACTATCGTACCCGCGTCCATATCGCCTTCCAGGCCTCCGGGCCGGACGCGGTGCAGCGCTTTTACGATGTCGGTCTCGCCAATGGCGGCACGGACAATGGCGCACCCGGCGAGCGTCCCTATCACCCGGGCTACTTCGCCGCCTTTCTGCTGGATCCCGACGGCAACAATATCGAGGCGGTTCATCATGGGCCGACGACGCGATCGGCCGCCGATGTCGTCGTCCGGCCGGTCGAGACTTGA
- a CDS encoding LysE family translocator: protein MTYAENLWLFFTLLFGIIIVPGMDMVFVLANAITGGRTSGLAATAGIMAGGVLHTLYAALGVSVVLHLVPELFNVLLVAGAAYIAWIGVALLRSSITIGGVEEGRRLSRWASFRQGALTSLMNPKAYLFMLAVYPQFLKPQFGPVWSQAAVMALMIAVTQLAVYGGLALAAGRGRDLLVGSPVATVAIGRGAGLLLVAIAVFTVWQGWSAAR, encoded by the coding sequence ATGACCTACGCTGAAAATCTCTGGCTTTTCTTCACCCTTCTGTTCGGCATCATCATCGTCCCGGGCATGGACATGGTCTTCGTGCTGGCCAATGCGATAACCGGCGGCCGGACGTCCGGGCTGGCCGCGACGGCGGGCATCATGGCGGGCGGCGTGCTGCATACGCTCTATGCCGCGCTCGGCGTCAGCGTCGTGCTGCATCTCGTGCCGGAGCTCTTCAATGTGCTCCTTGTCGCCGGCGCCGCCTATATCGCCTGGATCGGCGTCGCGCTGTTGCGCAGTTCGATCACCATCGGCGGTGTCGAGGAGGGCAGGCGGCTGTCGCGCTGGGCAAGCTTCCGGCAGGGGGCACTGACGAGCCTGATGAATCCCAAGGCCTATCTCTTCATGCTCGCCGTCTATCCGCAGTTCCTGAAGCCGCAATTCGGTCCAGTCTGGTCGCAGGCCGCGGTCATGGCGCTGATGATCGCCGTGACGCAGCTTGCCGTCTATGGCGGGCTGGCGCTCGCCGCCGGCCGCGGCCGCGACCTGCTGGTCGGCAGTCCGGTAGCGACAGTTGCCATCGGCCGCGGTGCCGGCCTGCTGCTTGTCGCAATCGCCGTCTTCACCGTATGGCAGGGTTGGAGCGCCGCCCGGTGA